The genomic DNA GTCGGGTTACCAATTTCCTCGGGCGCTCCCACTTGAAAAAACGATTCGCCCGGCGCGATCCGCGGTTTCCAGGTGGTGGAAACGGCGCAGCGACCTATAATGTGTCCGCCTTATTGGATCAGAGATTCTAGGACTGAACATTTCCCACTGCACGGAGTACCCCCTTGGTGTCGGACACGATTGAAAAAACCGTAATTATCGGCAGCGGCCCCGCTGGATGGTCAGCAGCAATTTACGCAGCCCGCGCCAATTTGAATCCTGTCGTTTACGAAGGAACCGTCCGTCCGGAAATGATTCCGTTGGGACAACTGGCCTTTACCACCGAAGTCGAAAATTTTGCAGGCTTCCCAGCCGGTAACATCCGCGCCTTTGTCGAATCAGCTGTCGACAAGTCGCGGCACTGGAACCTGCCACCAGCTCCCGAGGGGCACGAAAAAGATGGCCAACCGCACTACGCGGTCCAAGGCGTCGAATTGATGGAGCTGATGAAGCAGCAAGCCCTCAACTTCGGCACCCGCGTCGTCAGCGACGATATCGCCAGCGTCGATTTCTCCGGCGACGTCCACACCCTGACCGCTGGCAATGGCGACACCGTCAAAGCCCACACGGTAATCATCGCGACCGGTGCCCGAGCCAACTACATCGGCCTCGAATCCGAGGACGCTTACAAGAACAAGGGAGTCAGCGCGTGTGCGGTCTGCGACGGCGCTCTGCCGCTGTACCGCAGCAAACCACTGGCCGTTGTCGGCGGTGGCGATTCGGCTGTCGAAGAAGCGACCTATCTGGCCAACCTCAAAGGCGCCGACAAGATCTATCTGATCGTCCGCCGCGATGAGATGCGCGCGTCGAAGGTGATGCAAGAGCGTGCTCTGAATCATCCTAACATCGAGATGTGCTGGAACACCGTCGTCGACGAAGTCCTCGGCGACGGCAAACTCGTCAACGCCCTGCGACTGCGTAGCACCGTCGACGATTCGACGCGCGAGCTGAAGGTGGGCGGGATGTTTGTCGCGATTGGGCACACGCCCAACACCGCCTTCCTCGGCGGCGCGGTCACGATGAACGACAAGGGCTACATCCAGTGGACCAAGCCGTTCCGCACCAACACCAACGTCGAAGGTGTGTTTGCCGCCGGCGACGTCGCCGACGACTACTACCGCCAAGCGATCACCTCGGCCGGCACCGGCTGCATGGCCGCCCTGGACGCCGAGCGTTACCTGGCCGAAAAGTAGCCACCGCCCGCTTTCAAGCGAAACAAGAACAACTGCAAACCGGTCCGCGCAAGCGACCGGTTTTTTTATGCGCCCAACCACCAACCGCCCCCCTCGTTTCCCCCGCCCCGATCAGCCGCCACGCGTTAGCGTCCGGTTCTTTCCCATAACACCAACGCAACCGCGTCACCATTCTGCATCCCGCCCCAACGAAAAAACATCCGTGCCATCGCCGCTGCCACGCCATATAATGGGTCGAGAGAGGGAGGTACCAACGCGATGAAATCAAACCACGATCCTGGCCGTTCGTTTTTTCGTCACGAAAACATCTTCTGGATAGTCACGATATCCGTCGCCATCGCGATCGCCCTGCTAATCGTCCGCCGCGTGCT from Rosistilla oblonga includes the following:
- a CDS encoding FAD-dependent oxidoreductase; translation: MSDTIEKTVIIGSGPAGWSAAIYAARANLNPVVYEGTVRPEMIPLGQLAFTTEVENFAGFPAGNIRAFVESAVDKSRHWNLPPAPEGHEKDGQPHYAVQGVELMELMKQQALNFGTRVVSDDIASVDFSGDVHTLTAGNGDTVKAHTVIIATGARANYIGLESEDAYKNKGVSACAVCDGALPLYRSKPLAVVGGGDSAVEEATYLANLKGADKIYLIVRRDEMRASKVMQERALNHPNIEMCWNTVVDEVLGDGKLVNALRLRSTVDDSTRELKVGGMFVAIGHTPNTAFLGGAVTMNDKGYIQWTKPFRTNTNVEGVFAAGDVADDYYRQAITSAGTGCMAALDAERYLAEK